The following proteins are encoded in a genomic region of Mycobacterium kiyosense:
- a CDS encoding putative short chain dehydrogenase/reductase — translation MSTGLRDKVVLVTGASGGTGRVHCQRFADEGADVIALDFPAAAVELRDTATEVENRGRRCATGLADVSDLAAVTAAVDAGVTALGRLDVVIANAGIHSAGAPSWELDPQVWQRTLDINLTGVWHTVRAAVPHLGPEGGSVVIISSTNGIRGTANSAHYTASKHAVVGLARALANELGPRNVRVNTVHPGAVATPMVLNEKTFRRLRPDLDNPTEADAAEVLKARNLLPVPWVQPVDIANAAIFLASEQGRYITGTKLVVDAGLTQKTS, via the coding sequence GTGAGTACCGGCCTGCGCGACAAAGTCGTCCTGGTCACCGGCGCGTCCGGCGGCACCGGACGGGTGCACTGCCAGCGGTTCGCCGACGAGGGCGCCGACGTGATCGCACTGGACTTCCCGGCGGCGGCCGTCGAATTGCGGGACACCGCAACCGAAGTCGAAAACCGGGGGCGCCGCTGCGCAACCGGCCTGGCCGACGTCTCCGACCTGGCGGCGGTCACCGCCGCCGTCGACGCCGGTGTCACCGCGCTGGGACGCCTGGACGTGGTGATCGCCAACGCCGGCATCCACTCCGCGGGCGCGCCGTCCTGGGAGCTGGACCCGCAGGTGTGGCAGCGCACCCTGGACATCAATCTCACCGGGGTGTGGCACACGGTGCGCGCCGCGGTGCCGCACCTCGGCCCGGAGGGCGGATCGGTGGTTATCATCAGCTCCACCAACGGGATTCGCGGCACCGCCAACTCCGCCCACTACACCGCGAGCAAGCACGCTGTGGTGGGCCTGGCCCGCGCGCTGGCCAACGAGCTCGGCCCCCGCAACGTCAGGGTCAACACCGTGCACCCCGGGGCGGTCGCCACCCCGATGGTGCTCAACGAGAAGACGTTCCGGCGGCTGCGGCCGGACCTGGACAACCCGACCGAAGCCGACGCCGCCGAAGTGCTCAAGGCGCGCAACCTGTTGCCGGTGCCCTGGGTGCAGCCGGTCGACATCGCCAACGCGGCGATCTTCCTGGCCTCCGAGCAGGGGCGCTACATCACCGGCACCAAACTCGTCGTCGACGCCGGCCTCACCCAGAAGACGTCGTGA
- a CDS encoding alpha/beta hydrolase codes for MSDTSASDLREISTPAGTLRYYDTAADRAATLLFLHGSGPGVTGWRNFRGVLPVFAERFRCLILEFPGFGVTDDFGGHPMLTAQGVVAPFLDALGVHRVHIVGNSMGGGVGINFAIRYPDRIDRLVTIGGIGTNTFSPGPSEGIRLLQEFTEDPTRQRLVDWLKSMVYDQALVTDELIEERWQLATDPQTLAAARRMYGKAAYSAMMTAMSATDRPMPWAVMHKVAAPTLLTWGRDDRVSPLDMALIPMRTIPNAELHVFPNCGHWAMIEAKAAFESTVLAFLSRT; via the coding sequence GTGTCCGACACCTCTGCATCAGACCTGCGCGAGATCAGCACGCCGGCCGGCACGCTGCGCTACTACGACACTGCCGCCGACCGGGCGGCGACCCTGTTGTTCCTGCACGGCTCGGGTCCCGGCGTCACCGGCTGGCGAAATTTCCGCGGCGTGCTGCCCGTCTTCGCCGAGCGCTTCCGTTGCCTGATCTTGGAATTCCCCGGCTTCGGTGTCACCGACGACTTCGGTGGCCACCCGATGCTCACCGCCCAAGGCGTGGTGGCGCCGTTCCTGGACGCGCTGGGCGTGCACCGGGTACACATCGTCGGCAACTCGATGGGCGGCGGGGTCGGCATCAACTTCGCGATCCGCTATCCCGATCGCATCGACCGGTTGGTGACGATCGGCGGCATCGGCACCAACACCTTCAGCCCCGGGCCCAGCGAAGGCATCCGACTGCTGCAGGAGTTCACCGAGGACCCGACCCGGCAGCGGTTGGTCGACTGGCTCAAGTCAATGGTGTACGACCAGGCGCTGGTCACCGACGAACTCATCGAGGAACGCTGGCAGCTGGCCACCGACCCGCAGACGCTGGCTGCCGCGCGCCGAATGTACGGCAAGGCTGCGTATTCGGCGATGATGACGGCGATGAGCGCCACCGACCGGCCGATGCCGTGGGCGGTTATGCACAAGGTGGCCGCACCGACGCTGCTGACCTGGGGCCGCGACGACCGGGTGAGCCCGCTCGACATGGCGCTGATACCGATGCGCACCATCCCGAACGCGGAACTGCACGTGTTCCCCAACTGCGGGCACTGGGCGATGATCGAGGCCAAAGCGGCGTTCGAGAGCACCGTGCTGGCATTCCTCTCGCGGACATGA